From Pseudomonas sp. AN-1:
GACACGGCCGATGGCGCGATTGGTCGCCGGACAGGCCGAGTCGATGCTGATGCCCAGCCAGCTCAGCTGCGGAGCCAGTCGGTCCAGCAGCCCATGATCGAGGTGACTGCCATTGCTGATCAGCGAAACCTCGAAGCCAAGGGCACGGGCCTGGCTGACGATGGCGGGCAGCTTGTCGGCGTGCAGCAGCGGCTCGCCACCGGCCAGGTTGAGGCGGACGGTGCTCCAGTTCATCCGCCTGGCCAGCGGGTTGGTGCGGTTGGCCGGCCGGAACGCCATCGCGGCGGCCCCATGGCAAGCTTGCCCTGCGGGCGGAAGCGGTATTCACCATCCAGCCAGTCCCATTCCGGATGACCGCTTGGCAAATGCCGAAGAGAGTTCGAGAATGCCCCATCGATCAGGGAAGGTCACTGGAGCAGGATTTGGTGATGTGCGACTCGTCCTGGCAGGCGGCCTCAGCTGACCTGTTCCGCCACGCGACTGCCGACAAGGCGGCCTTCTATCGCACCATCATGGCGGTGTTCGCCGCCGCCAAGCGCCAGTACCGTCTGCAGCTGCGGCCCGACGAAGTATTGGCCGAAGCGAACTGGGGGAGCCGAACACCGCCGGCGCAGGAGGAGGTCGCCGCCGCGCTGGCGCAACTGGCTGCCTGGGGCAATCTCGAATCGCAACCGGACATGACGCGCGTGTCCACGCTCAACGACTATTACCGCGCAC
This genomic window contains:
- a CDS encoding radical SAM protein — its product is MAFRPANRTNPLARRMNWSTVRLNLAGGEPLLHADKLPAIVSQARALGFEVSLISNGSHLDHGLLDRLAPQLSWLGISIDSACPATNRAIGRVDRRDRLLDLATGLANARQTNPGLRLKLNTVVNRLNHGENLGPLIRRFAPDKWKVLRMLPVVSHAELPP